GAACACATCAACCTCCTGTAGGGTCGACCCTAAAATCATTCTATTTCCGTTCTTCACCTCATTTAAACAGCTGACCCTCATCTGCCTGGTAGTGAGAGATAAGAATATAAAAGTAATAAAGACACGATGTGTGCTGTTGGTCTTGTGCATCTATACCTCTTTCATTCTGTTCACTCATACTGTGTCATTCAGTATTAACCTACTTTGGAAAAATATTACAAGACATTtgtcacaagaaaaaaaaagggctcACGTCCCATTaatgaaagacaaaacacaatgaaacagtCACAGTTATGGATGAGCTCCATCAGTGGTGCTTAAGAACATCAGCCCACGCATCACACTCGAGGAGAGTGTGTGCGTCCactctatctcacacacacatacacacacacacacataaaccagTGTGGGGGCAGGAGCACATACGCAGGAGTCAGGAGTGAAAGCAGTGGGCAGACTACTATTGATTGACTTAAAAGCCTCATAAAGCTAACAGCATGACAACACCATGAGAAAATATTCCATATCCGTTAAAATTGTTTCAAACTACAAGTAgacttactgtatattcagaTGTGGCTCTGTAGTTAGATGAAGTTTAGGTGACCTGAATGTCATAAGGTCAGTGCCctcaacatctgtctgtctttgtgcaaAACACTGAACCTCCCACCTGCTACCGCAGTGCTTTACCTGGCTGTAATGCTTCTAGTGAAATGTGTACAGGCACTAATAATTACctcattttatcaaatgtatttCAATCAAGGATTGTAAATAGCTTAGGTCTTCTGGACATAATggtaatgtaatttatttatggAAGTATGGTCAGGGGAGTGTGAGTGAGGGTCCTCGTTATTAGGAAGCCATTATACTCatgttatgttacatttttacacCCACATTGTACACTCAAGAGTTGTTCAAATGCTTTATATCTGGCAGAGCATCTAGGTAGGAATGACGCAGGGAAATCTGTCACgattttcttcatttcaagACACTGTGAATTACAAGAAACAAGCAAAAAGAAGAATTTAGATGCATGTGCGTATTCCGTCTATTACTGTCCCTTTTTGCAATTCTCCATCAGGTAGAGGCTGTATATATTTCTTGATTCTAAAGGCAAACCAAACTTGACATATGATTTTGTAAGAACATTAATTTtgcataaaaatacaaaacaaaatatcttgacaaattacattatattatgaCACTGGTACCATTATCCATTGTAATACACCAGGATCTGACAATATGACTGTGCAACATCAGCATCACTAGTTTACATTTACCCGTATGAATTATACTGTAGAGAAAGGGACAGAATGCTACTTACAGGACGATGCAATGTCATATGTcttttatatatgtatgcatgccttgattaaaaacattttaaatatagttTGATTACAAGTAACATTTGAATGTTGTGGTTAACACTCGTTCATTTCTCTGTGATCTCTAGAGGACCAAAATGAGAACAAAGCTCAGTGTGTTTGAGGTACCGGGGTTATGATGAGAGGAGCAGAGTTTGTTCCATTTTCGCTCACTTCAGGGCAGAAGTATGGATAAAGTTTCTCTGTGAAGCGGTGGCCAGTGTAAGAATAGATATGAGATTTAGAATCCACATTATAGAAAGAAACCACTCCCTTATTATAGTCCACAAAGATGCCCACTTTTTGAAGCTCTTCTTTCAGTGTGATTTTAGCAGAATTGTTTTCAAATATTGAGTAGTTGCCCTCATCCAACCTAAAAGTCCAAAAACCATTCTTACTTGACAGCGTTGTGTCCCCCTTTCTTTCAACAGACTCTCTGACCACTCCGACAGTCCAACAAGTCTTTCCTTTCACCTGCACTTCATAGTAAAACTTCCCTGTTGTGAATCCCTCCTTTGCTAAAATGTCTGGAAACATGTAAAATCTCTTTGGATTGTTGGGAAGCTTTTGGTCTATGTATACATTTGTCACTTGTTTTCCATCCTGGCTAATGACAAGTGTGCAATATGCTGTGTCAGGGTCAAGAGTCAAGTCCACTGCATGttctctcattttttccattttgatcTCAGGAAGCTCTTCCATTATTTCATCGACTCTCTGTTTCAGCAGAGTCACAGTTCCTCTCACTGCCTCAAAAGACAGATCACTGTGAACATCAATGTTGGCCCAATCCTTCTCTAAAGGAGAGCACAAGGTTTGAAAGTTCTGCAGAAAAAGATGGTGATCCTCAGACTGTGACAGCTGCTCTAGCTGGCTGCTTCTGTTTTCAAGCTCAGCGACTTCCATCCTCAGTTCTTTGAGAAACCCCTCAGCCTTTTCCTTTCCTGCTTTGTGCTTCTCCTCAATCACCTCAACAAGCTCGGCCTGGCTTCTCTGAAGGAAGCAGATCAAGTCAGCCAAGATCTGCACACTGgcttctttctccttctcagCTTCTCTCTGGCAAACATCAAATGAGTTTTCAATCTCACTTATCTTCTCAGACCGTGATTGGATCATCTTTTGAATATTTGCCATTGCGTCATCTTTTTTTGCCATCACTGCTTCATATTCTTCCTCAAGTGAGACAATATTGTGACCCTTGTGATCAGATTTGAAacataagacacaaatagaGGCTTGGTCAGTCCTACAGTACAGTTCTGTtatcttgttgtgttttttgcacATTCTGCCATCAAGATCCCTCACAGGGTCTATTAATGTGTGGCTCTTGAGAACTGCAACTCTCTGATGAGGCTCAAGGTGCACTTCACAGAAAGACGTTAGACATATCAGGCAAGATTTAACGGCCTTTTCTTTTATCTCAGAGCAGATGTCACAAAGGATGTTTGCTGTTTCAGTTAATTGTGGGTCTGGAGTGGAGGCTTTCACTTGAACTGACTTCTTTAACTCAGCAGCTAACTCAGACATGATGGTGTTGACATGGAGTTCAGGTCTTGGTGAAAATGCTCGTTTGCAAAATGGACACTGGCAAATGTCACTGTTGTCCCAATACGTGTGGATGCATGCTCtgcagaagttgtgtccacatggAGTCGAGACTGGCTCAGTAaacacatccagacagacagaacacaGGAACTTCTCCTCTGACAGCAGACAGCTGGCTGTTGCCATATCTGTAACGTTACGACAACCAAGAAAAAACATTACACTCACAATTCAACTCGGCAGACTCAGTTAACACTGTACATATTGTATAATATTttatcatacagtatgtaggcTATGACAAGAGAAATACATTATCTTTCTTACCTgtgaagtaaaaagtaaaaatacaaaggaAAACTCTACTTTGCTTCTGAAAAACTGCTGTTCAAAAGTCTCCTCGTTCAGTTTCGTTTCAGCATGTTGACGTTTAGCGCCCCTCCTTGCTACACTTCCTGGTAGAAATTTAACCCTTTAACCCTCCGTTCTGGTGAAAGATTTGAAAAGATTCACTCCTCTCTCGGTTTTTTATCATATTGCCAGATATCAAAACCAAATTTCATCATTACAGTTTATTTGTACATCCTACCTTTTGGTTGTACTATTGTGACCACTGACTGCATTTCGATATGAATATTGACGTCATGACAGCTgcccaaaagtgaagccaaatcATCTCGATCTGCCCCTGgtggctgcagtataggtcataagtcccgccccctccatgttagctaAGGGAACATGagtcaaactaaaaaaaaatttatttttttttttccaaaagatggtttctgtcattttaagtaGTTCGCATCACGCTGATGTTTA
This genomic window from Thunnus maccoyii chromosome 23, fThuMac1.1, whole genome shotgun sequence contains:
- the LOC121890850 gene encoding E3 ubiquitin-protein ligase TRIM39-like, with amino-acid sequence MATASCLLSEEKFLCSVCLDVFTEPVSTPCGHNFCRACIHTYWDNSDICQCPFCKRAFSPRPELHVNTIMSELAAELKKSVQVKASTPDPQLTETANILCDICSEIKEKAVKSCLICLTSFCEVHLEPHQRVAVLKSHTLIDPVRDLDGRMCKKHNKITELYCRTDQASICVLCFKSDHKGHNIVSLEEEYEAVMAKKDDAMANIQKMIQSRSEKISEIENSFDVCQREAEKEKEASVQILADLICFLQRSQAELVEVIEEKHKAGKEKAEGFLKELRMEVAELENRSSQLEQLSQSEDHHLFLQNFQTLCSPLEKDWANIDVHSDLSFEAVRGTVTLLKQRVDEIMEELPEIKMEKMREHAVDLTLDPDTAYCTLVISQDGKQVTNVYIDQKLPNNPKRFYMFPDILAKEGFTTGKFYYEVQVKGKTCWTVGVVRESVERKGDTTLSSKNGFWTFRLDEGNYSIFENNSAKITLKEELQKVGIFVDYNKGVVSFYNVDSKSHIYSYTGHRFTEKLYPYFCPEVSENGTNSAPLIITPVPQTH